A window of Polaromonas hydrogenivorans genomic DNA:
CAGCACCTACACGATTGGCCAGGTGCTGCATGCCTCAGGCTATCGCTGGCTGGCCTCGCGCACCTGGTGTGAAACCGGCCGGGCGGTGCGCAAGCGCCGCGCCGGCACGGTCAAGGTCACGGACCCGGATGCCGAGGCCAAAAAAAAATCTGATTGAGCGTGCGTACCGCGAGGGCGAGCAGTTGGGCCTGGCGGTGTGGACGCAAGACGAGGCGGGGCCGTACCCGACCCGCCCCATGCCCGGGCAAAGCTGGGCCGAAGAGGGCCAGGCCCAGCGCCAACCCCATGAATATGTGCGTAACGGAACGGCCAAACTGCTGACTCTCTTTTGCCCGGGTAGCGGCCAGGGGTTCTGTCGCGTTGCCAGTTGATAAACGTGTTTGGGGTAGGAACGGATGCCAGCTCCTCAAACGGGACGGATTTGTCCTGCCAATGCATAAAACTGGTCGGCAAAAGACAGCTCGATACAGCCTTCCAGCAGGAACTGACCTTTGCGGATCATGTGCATGAGTTCGATGCCGGCCAGGACATTTTTGGGTTCTGTCGCATTGGCGGTCGTACCGCCTGCTCGTTTATGCTGAGTTCTTTTTTGCGACGGGTATGAAACGCGATGCTGGCAACCAAAGGGATGCGATTTTCAATTGACGTGATTCTGGTATGCATCCGTTGGTACGCGGCTTATCCGTTGAGTTACCGCCATCTCGAGGAAATGATGGAGGAACGCGGCGTGTTTGTCGACCATTCCTCGATCAATCGCTGGGCAATCCGGTTTCTGCCCTTGCTTGAGAAAGTGTTCCGCAAGCACAAGCGCGCGGTGGGCGGCAGCTGGCGGATGGACGAAACCTATATCAAGGTCAAGGGCGCCTGGAAATATCTCTACCGCGCGGTGGACAAGGAAGGCAAGACAGTCGACTTCCTGCTGACGGCCAGGCGCGACAAGGCCGCAGCCCTGCGGTTCTTTGAAAAAGCCATGAAGGCCAACGGTGTTCCCGAGAAGGTCACGATGGACAAGAGCGGCGCCAACAAGGCGGCCATGGATGAGATCAATGCCCGAGGTGAAACACCGGTCATCGTGCGACAAGTGAAGTACCTCAACAACATCGTGGAGCAGGACCATCGCGCTGTCAAACGGGTCACCAAACCGATGCTCAACTTCAAGTCATTTCGATCGGCCAAAAATGTCCTGGCCGGCATCGAACTCATGCACATGATCCGCAAAGGTCAGTTCCTGCTGGAAGGCTGTATCGAGCTGTCTTTTGCCGACCAGTTTTATGCATTGGCAGGACAAATCCGTCCCGTTTGAGGAGCTGGCATCCGTTCCTACCCCAAACACGTTTATCAACTGGCAACGCGACAGAACCATTTCAAGAGCCTGGCCGTGCAGCTTGCCCGATACCAGGGCTTCGATCATTGACTCGCCTCCCCAGGGAAAGGATTTATGCCGCATGGGAGTTCCATGCGGCTCATCGGAGGATAGCCCAAGGTGGCAAGCACTGGGCTGCGTGTCGTGACGTTTAGCGGCAAGGTCAGTC
This region includes:
- a CDS encoding IS6 family transposase, which produces MLATKGMRFSIDVILVCIRWYAAYPLSYRHLEEMMEERGVFVDHSSINRWAIRFLPLLEKVFRKHKRAVGGSWRMDETYIKVKGAWKYLYRAVDKEGKTVDFLLTARRDKAAALRFFEKAMKANGVPEKVTMDKSGANKAAMDEINARGETPVIVRQVKYLNNIVEQDHRAVKRVTKPMLNFKSFRSAKNVLAGIELMHMIRKGQFLLEGCIELSFADQFYALAGQIRPV